Proteins encoded within one genomic window of Clostridia bacterium:
- a CDS encoding PilZ domain-containing protein, with translation MGQDYVEKRQYFRVPVDMVPCRLQILSIQGTKVNIDKEIFGHIANVSAGGLLVQAALDLPVDKKFVVKAFFRLQGESFALEASIVRQEVHGDVFRYGMRFDNMIDRDRVRLLRVLSRLQVKQKGKERQT, from the coding sequence ATGGGACAGGATTATGTGGAAAAACGACAGTACTTCAGAGTCCCAGTGGATATGGTGCCGTGTCGATTGCAGATCCTGTCTATTCAAGGAACCAAAGTCAACATTGACAAGGAGATCTTCGGTCACATCGCCAACGTCAGCGCCGGGGGACTGCTGGTGCAAGCCGCCCTTGACTTACCGGTGGACAAAAAGTTTGTGGTAAAAGCTTTTTTCAGGCTCCAGGGGGAGAGCTTCGCTCTGGAAGCCAGTATCGTCCGGCAGGAAGTTCATGGCGATGTTTTCCGGTACGGGATGCGATTTGATAACATGATTGACCGGGACCGGGTGAGACTCTTGCGAGTGCTCAGCCGCCTGCAGGTTAAGCAAAAAGGAAAAGAACGTCAAACGTAG
- the acs gene encoding acetate--CoA ligase encodes MSTNGQFSALLSSVEVVQPPTDIVASDAYIKDWKQVYEASLADLEGFWDKVARDFHWFQEWDRVLDWQYPYAKWFVGAKTNITYNCLDRHVLGERKNKVALIWESEDGVERIFTYRQLLFYVNKLANVLKSLGIGKGDRVCIYMPLTPEGIMAMLACARIGAVHSVVYAGLGHGALRDRIVDAGAKAVICADVGFRRGKTVALLDIVRTAVEGLDMVESIIVHRRLGEETVLGPKEYDYDELMAKASHHCEAEVMDAEDLLFILYTSGTTGKPKGAVFVHGGYMVGTAYHAKAFMNISDRDVYWSTSDIGWIVGHSYIVYAPLTIGATIFVREGAPDYPDPGTFYRLIEKYGISRIFTAPTLLRMLMRYGEEWAAKYDLSTIRQIVCAGEPMNPEAWWWGYRNLCGNGKAWICDNMWQTETGAPLVCTPLSLPAKPGYCGVLAIGIDGDVVDSQGNPVPPGQGGNFVIKNPWPSMFRTVYNDPQRYEQYWNTIPGFYVTGDVATRDADGYIMFLGRSDDVLNPAGHRIGTADVESALVSHPAVAEAAVIGKPDPIKGEAIKAFVILRAGNQPSEELSKAIVNHVRDVLGPIAAPSELQFVESLPKTRSGKIMRRLLKAQELGLEVGDTSTLEE; translated from the coding sequence ATGAGTACTAACGGACAATTTAGCGCCTTATTAAGTTCGGTTGAGGTAGTACAGCCGCCGACCGACATAGTTGCCAGTGATGCCTACATTAAAGATTGGAAGCAGGTCTACGAAGCGTCGCTGGCTGATTTGGAAGGATTTTGGGACAAAGTGGCCCGGGACTTTCACTGGTTCCAAGAGTGGGACCGCGTGCTGGACTGGCAGTACCCGTATGCCAAGTGGTTTGTCGGCGCCAAGACCAACATCACTTACAACTGCCTGGACCGTCATGTCTTGGGTGAGCGCAAGAACAAAGTGGCTCTCATCTGGGAAAGCGAAGACGGCGTGGAAAGGATCTTTACTTACCGCCAGCTTCTATTTTATGTAAACAAACTGGCTAACGTGTTAAAGAGCCTGGGCATCGGCAAAGGCGACCGGGTTTGTATTTACATGCCTCTCACCCCGGAAGGCATCATGGCCATGCTGGCTTGTGCCAGGATCGGTGCCGTGCACAGCGTGGTCTACGCCGGGCTGGGTCACGGCGCCCTGCGGGACCGGATTGTGGACGCCGGGGCCAAAGCGGTGATCTGTGCTGATGTCGGGTTCCGCCGGGGCAAAACCGTGGCTTTGCTTGATATTGTCCGGACGGCGGTGGAGGGTCTGGACATGGTGGAAAGCATCATCGTGCACCGGCGGTTGGGCGAGGAGACGGTTTTAGGCCCCAAAGAGTATGATTATGATGAATTGATGGCCAAGGCTTCCCATCACTGTGAAGCGGAAGTCATGGATGCGGAAGATTTGCTGTTCATCCTCTACACCTCCGGTACCACCGGCAAACCGAAAGGGGCCGTCTTTGTCCATGGGGGCTATATGGTGGGGACGGCTTATCATGCCAAGGCTTTCATGAATATTTCCGACCGGGACGTTTACTGGTCCACCTCCGACATCGGTTGGATCGTCGGGCACAGCTACATTGTCTATGCTCCTCTTACCATCGGCGCCACGATCTTCGTGCGGGAGGGGGCGCCCGATTACCCGGATCCGGGCACTTTTTACCGGCTCATTGAAAAATACGGTATCAGCCGCATTTTCACCGCTCCTACCCTACTGAGAATGTTGATGCGGTATGGCGAAGAATGGGCGGCCAAGTATGATCTGTCCACCATCCGCCAGATCGTCTGTGCCGGTGAGCCCATGAACCCGGAGGCCTGGTGGTGGGGTTATCGTAACCTCTGCGGCAACGGAAAAGCATGGATTTGTGACAATATGTGGCAGACGGAGACCGGTGCTCCCCTGGTATGCACTCCTTTATCCTTGCCGGCGAAACCCGGTTATTGCGGCGTCCTGGCCATCGGCATTGACGGCGATGTGGTGGACAGTCAAGGAAACCCGGTACCGCCCGGCCAAGGTGGAAACTTTGTTATCAAGAATCCCTGGCCCAGCATGTTCCGCACGGTGTATAATGACCCGCAGCGTTATGAACAATACTGGAACACCATTCCCGGCTTCTATGTGACCGGGGACGTGGCCACCCGCGACGCCGATGGCTATATCATGTTCTTAGGGCGCTCCGATGATGTGCTCAACCCGGCAGGACACCGGATCGGTACCGCTGATGTGGAAAGCGCCCTGGTCAGCCACCCGGCCGTAGCGGAGGCGGCGGTGATTGGGAAACCGGATCCCATCAAGGGTGAAGCCATCAAGGCCTTTGTCATCCTGCGGGCAGGCAACCAGCCGTCGGAAGAGCTGAGCAAGGCGATTGTCAATCACGTGCGGGATGTCTTGGGTCCCATTGCCGCTCCCAGCGAGCTGCAGTTCGTGGAAAGCCTGCCCAAGACCCGGAGCGGCAAGATCATGCGGCGGCTCCTGAAAGCGCAGGAGTTGGGGCTGGAAGTCGGCGATACTTCCACTTTGGAAGAATAG
- a CDS encoding superoxide dismutase, giving the protein MSVYYPQRYSFHHVRGISLNQLEQHYQLYVGYVNKWNEIQRILEQTPDFPNPNATFSLLRGLQKGQSYALNGIKLHELYFANLGAGHPYDPERYRELAHLLRRDFAGFEVFSRRFTEVAQAVRGWAVLAIDPIDQRLHIYGSDAHDEGSIWLAWPLLVLDVYEHAYMIDFGINRREYLKVFMQNINWAVVNDRLEAYRRLPKFHR; this is encoded by the coding sequence ATGAGCGTTTATTATCCCCAACGATATTCTTTTCATCATGTGCGCGGTATCTCTTTGAACCAGTTGGAACAGCACTACCAACTATATGTGGGTTATGTAAACAAATGGAATGAAATCCAAAGAATTTTGGAACAAACCCCCGACTTTCCCAATCCCAATGCTACCTTCAGCTTGCTGCGGGGGTTGCAAAAAGGGCAAAGCTATGCGTTGAACGGGATTAAACTCCACGAATTATACTTTGCTAATTTGGGGGCGGGCCACCCTTACGATCCGGAACGCTACCGGGAACTGGCCCACCTGTTGCGAAGAGATTTTGCCGGGTTTGAAGTCTTTTCCCGGCGATTTACGGAAGTAGCCCAGGCGGTGCGGGGCTGGGCGGTCCTGGCCATCGATCCCATTGACCAGAGGCTCCATATTTACGGCTCTGACGCCCACGACGAAGGCTCCATCTGGCTGGCCTGGCCCCTTTTGGTGCTGGATGTCTATGAACACGCTTATATGATTGATTTCGGGATTAACCGGCGGGAGTACCTGAAAGTCTTCATGCAAAACATTAACTGGGCGGTAGTCAATGACCGGCTGGAGGCTTACCGCCGGCTGCCCAAATTCCACCGGTAG
- the thiI gene encoding tRNA 4-thiouridine(8) synthase ThiI has product MKQVLIVRIGEISLKGKNRYLFENRLLDNMKAALEGLPPRSIEKNYGRIYVELGHEAGEVIKRLTRVFGIHSVSPAQGVPLDMQAIKEEAVRQLAPLEPTTFKVETSRAYKKFPKTSPEVSREVGGYVLSRLPGWKVDVHRPEVVLQVEIRQEGAFVYSQEFKGLGGLPVGTAGKALLLISGGIDSPVAGWLTMKRGVQPVGLHFHSFPFTSERAKDKVVDLCRLLASYGRGFKLYVNHFTEIQKAIRKSCPEEFYVTIMRRMMFRIAEKVALQEKALALVTGENLGQVASQTLESMMAINEVTKLPVLRPLITMDKAEIIALAEKIGTYEISILPYEDCCTLFLPKHPATKPKLEKVRAAEAVLDIPGLIEESLAKTEIIQI; this is encoded by the coding sequence ATGAAGCAAGTATTGATCGTGCGCATCGGGGAAATCAGCCTCAAGGGGAAAAACCGCTATCTCTTTGAGAACCGGCTGCTGGACAACATGAAGGCGGCTTTGGAGGGGCTGCCCCCGCGCAGCATCGAGAAAAACTATGGACGGATTTATGTAGAGCTGGGCCATGAGGCCGGGGAAGTCATTAAAAGGCTTACCCGGGTGTTCGGGATCCACAGCGTCAGCCCCGCTCAAGGGGTACCGCTGGATATGCAAGCAATTAAAGAAGAAGCGGTCAGGCAGCTTGCCCCCCTGGAGCCCACAACTTTTAAGGTGGAAACCAGCCGGGCTTATAAAAAGTTTCCCAAGACCAGCCCTGAAGTGAGCCGGGAAGTGGGCGGCTATGTCCTGTCGCGGCTGCCCGGCTGGAAGGTGGATGTGCACCGGCCGGAAGTGGTGCTGCAGGTGGAAATCCGGCAGGAAGGGGCATTTGTCTACTCCCAGGAGTTCAAAGGATTGGGGGGGCTGCCGGTGGGCACCGCCGGAAAAGCACTGCTGCTGATTTCCGGCGGCATCGACAGCCCCGTGGCCGGTTGGCTGACGATGAAAAGGGGGGTCCAGCCGGTAGGACTCCATTTTCATAGTTTTCCTTTTACCAGCGAGCGGGCTAAGGATAAAGTGGTGGACCTGTGCCGGCTATTGGCTTCCTACGGCAGGGGCTTCAAACTTTATGTCAACCATTTTACGGAAATCCAGAAAGCCATTCGCAAGAGCTGCCCGGAAGAGTTTTATGTAACCATCATGCGCCGGATGATGTTCCGGATTGCGGAAAAGGTGGCTTTACAGGAGAAAGCCCTGGCCCTGGTGACCGGGGAAAACCTGGGTCAGGTAGCCAGCCAGACTTTGGAGAGCATGATGGCTATTAATGAAGTGACGAAACTGCCGGTGCTGAGACCCTTGATCACCATGGATAAAGCGGAAATCATCGCCCTGGCGGAAAAAATCGGCACCTATGAGATTTCCATCCTGCCCTATGAAGATTGCTGCACCCTGTTCTTGCCCAAGCACCCGGCGACGAAACCAAAACTGGAGAAAGTCCGGGCGGCGGAGGCGGTGCTGGACATACCCGGCTTGATTGAAGAATCCCTCGCCAAAACGGAAATCATCCAGATCTAA
- a CDS encoding cysteine desulfurase, whose translation MKEIYFDNSATTRVLPEVTAAMVRVMEQEYGNPSSLHGKGAAAARLLQEARLAIASLIGASKEEIFFTSGGTEANNWAVIGAARRRKSRGKHIITTQIEHPSVLAAFQYLEEEGFRVTYLPVNWEGLVDPADLRQALTADTGLVSVMLVNNEVGTIQPVEEIGSLVKELAPQALFHVDAVQAAGRIPIPLEQAKVDLLTLSGHKLHGPKGIGALYIRRGVAMDPLHVGGEQENKLRAGTENMPGIVGFGSAAQAMAKGAQQINDMFALGRQLRERLLAIKGCHINGSMSRAVPYIINVWFEGVDRGEVLVHMLEERGLYVSTGSACHSRRDDPSHVLKAMGKKKEALYGAIRLSLSPHNTAAEVEEAGTIIEETVKEYRDFKGGFS comes from the coding sequence ATGAAAGAGATATATTTTGACAACAGTGCGACGACCCGGGTGCTGCCGGAAGTTACCGCCGCCATGGTCCGGGTCATGGAACAAGAATACGGGAATCCCTCATCTCTTCACGGTAAAGGGGCTGCCGCTGCCAGGCTGCTCCAGGAAGCCAGGTTGGCGATTGCCTCCCTCATCGGTGCAAGCAAAGAAGAGATTTTTTTTACCTCCGGAGGGACGGAGGCCAACAACTGGGCCGTGATCGGGGCGGCCCGGCGCCGGAAGTCACGGGGAAAGCACATTATTACCACCCAAATTGAACACCCTTCCGTGCTGGCTGCGTTTCAGTACTTGGAAGAGGAGGGCTTCCGGGTGACCTACCTGCCGGTGAACTGGGAGGGGCTGGTGGACCCGGCGGACTTGCGGCAGGCATTGACCGCAGACACCGGCCTGGTCAGTGTCATGCTGGTCAATAACGAGGTGGGCACCATCCAGCCCGTAGAGGAAATCGGGTCTTTAGTGAAAGAATTGGCCCCTCAAGCCTTATTTCATGTAGATGCGGTACAGGCGGCCGGGAGAATCCCCATTCCCCTTGAACAGGCAAAAGTGGATTTGCTGACCCTCAGCGGCCATAAGCTGCACGGCCCCAAAGGCATCGGCGCCCTGTACATCCGGAGAGGGGTGGCGATGGACCCCCTTCATGTGGGCGGTGAACAGGAAAACAAATTGAGGGCCGGGACGGAAAACATGCCGGGCATCGTGGGTTTCGGCTCGGCGGCTCAAGCCATGGCGAAAGGCGCGCAGCAAATCAATGATATGTTTGCCTTGGGCAGGCAGTTGCGGGAAAGACTGCTGGCAATCAAGGGCTGTCACATCAACGGTTCTATGTCCCGGGCCGTTCCTTATATCATCAACGTCTGGTTTGAAGGGGTGGACCGGGGCGAAGTACTGGTACACATGCTGGAGGAGCGCGGCCTGTACGTATCCACCGGGTCGGCTTGTCATTCCCGGCGGGATGACCCAAGCCACGTGTTGAAGGCCATGGGCAAGAAAAAAGAGGCTCTTTACGGGGCTATCCGGTTGAGCCTGTCGCCGCATAACACCGCAGCAGAGGTGGAGGAAGCCGGGACAATTATCGAGGAGACGGTGAAGGAATACCGGGATTTCAAAGGAGGCTTTTCATGA
- a CDS encoding N-acetyltransferase yields MQLRKAVISDVPQIQNLINYYAEKGLMLGRSLSSLYGGIREFIVAEKDAKIVGTGALHIVWSDLAEIRSLAIAPEYVKNGLGSRIVHALVEEARELGVSQVFTLTYQPGFFEKCGFHVIDKEQLPNKVWKDCLDCVKFPNCDETALLQIL; encoded by the coding sequence ATGCAGCTAAGAAAAGCAGTCATCAGCGATGTGCCGCAGATCCAAAACCTGATCAACTACTATGCGGAAAAAGGATTAATGCTGGGCCGGTCCCTGAGTTCCCTCTACGGGGGCATCCGGGAGTTTATCGTGGCGGAAAAGGACGCCAAGATCGTGGGCACCGGCGCTTTGCATATTGTCTGGAGTGACCTGGCGGAAATCCGGTCCCTGGCTATAGCCCCGGAGTACGTGAAGAACGGTCTCGGCTCCCGCATTGTGCATGCCCTGGTGGAAGAAGCCCGTGAGCTTGGTGTTTCCCAGGTCTTTACCCTGACTTACCAGCCCGGCTTTTTCGAAAAATGCGGTTTTCACGTCATCGACAAAGAGCAGCTGCCCAACAAGGTTTGGAAGGACTGCCTGGACTGTGTCAAGTTTCCCAACTGCGACGAAACTGCCCTGCTACAAATCCTATAA
- a CDS encoding Glu/Leu/Phe/Val dehydrogenase, whose protein sequence is MKDGNLVGFDYLMGSKEPDNVSSELIRRAGERLVYPEEVISQLIQPDRVFIFKLTVEVLGKVISPFGCIVLHNNARGPYKGGIRLAGDVSVWETTELARLMTLKTAVTGIEFGGGKSGINLDMNEVYELFGLRERNLEFEAIVKRALMAKYADLHRELLTSHAYIPAPDMNTGGPEMAVISTVTGDPASVTGKPEGVNGWLAGRKEATGYGVAVAVLETLDYMGIPANQARVAVQGFGNVGSYAAYYLAQEGVKVIGVTGRAGGVQDPEGLDIPALMRYYGERRTVKDFNNRFLSNEELFQMPVDVLVPCGAGHVLNKETAPGVQAKAVVAGANMPTTPEGQAILEEKQVYVFPDIVANAGGVIGSNLEYAASLSAKPAKKEEVLEFIKERIKDSFKEFTKIAVDEQISPTEAAIQLAVQRVYEAMKLRGTLANHKFSLNN, encoded by the coding sequence ATGAAGGATGGTAATTTGGTAGGTTTTGATTATCTCATGGGGAGCAAAGAGCCGGATAACGTATCCAGCGAGTTGATCCGGCGTGCCGGTGAGAGACTGGTCTATCCTGAGGAAGTGATCAGCCAGTTGATCCAACCTGACCGGGTCTTTATCTTTAAGCTCACCGTCGAAGTGCTGGGCAAAGTGATCAGTCCTTTTGGCTGCATTGTGCTCCACAATAATGCCAGGGGACCTTATAAAGGCGGCATTCGCTTGGCCGGCGACGTCAGTGTATGGGAAACCACCGAGCTGGCTCGGTTAATGACTTTAAAAACCGCCGTCACCGGTATTGAATTCGGTGGCGGCAAATCCGGGATTAACCTGGATATGAACGAGGTTTATGAGCTATTCGGCCTGAGGGAGCGTAACCTGGAATTCGAGGCCATTGTCAAGCGAGCCCTCATGGCTAAGTATGCCGACCTCCATAGAGAACTGCTGACCAGCCATGCATACATTCCCGCCCCTGATATGAACACCGGCGGTCCGGAAATGGCTGTCATCAGCACCGTCACCGGAGATCCCGCTTCCGTCACAGGAAAACCGGAAGGAGTCAACGGCTGGCTGGCGGGCCGGAAGGAAGCCACCGGTTACGGGGTGGCCGTGGCCGTTTTGGAAACCCTGGACTACATGGGCATTCCCGCCAACCAGGCCAGGGTAGCGGTGCAAGGTTTCGGTAACGTCGGTTCCTACGCCGCCTATTACCTGGCTCAAGAGGGTGTGAAAGTGATCGGCGTGACCGGCAGAGCAGGCGGTGTGCAAGATCCGGAAGGATTGGATATTCCCGCCTTAATGAGGTACTATGGCGAGCGCCGCACCGTGAAGGATTTCAATAACCGGTTCCTGAGCAACGAGGAACTCTTCCAAATGCCGGTGGACGTCTTGGTGCCTTGCGGTGCCGGCCATGTGCTGAATAAAGAAACCGCTCCCGGTGTGCAAGCCAAAGCGGTGGTGGCGGGAGCCAATATGCCCACCACGCCGGAAGGGCAGGCTATCCTGGAAGAGAAGCAAGTATACGTTTTCCCGGACATCGTGGCTAACGCCGGCGGCGTGATTGGCTCCAACCTGGAATATGCCGCTTCTCTGAGTGCCAAACCGGCCAAGAAAGAGGAAGTGCTGGAATTCATCAAGGAGCGGATTAAGGACAGCTTCAAGGAGTTCACCAAGATCGCTGTGGACGAGCAAATCAGTCCTACCGAAGCGGCCATTCAACTAGCCGTGCAGCGGGTCTATGAGGCCATGAAACTGAGAGGCACACTGGCTAACCACAAGTTCAGCTTGAACAATTAA
- a CDS encoding M23 family metallopeptidase, producing MQRKILYCLAGFLVLVVLSAVFYRQSSCYEMCLGEQTIAVVADKGEAMEIWETFLHRQEQRLGQPVLTDAQPVFERVSRRNATPVSAAELEKKLAANVALETEAYIVKVDGEPFICLLDKEKLETMLAEYKERFIPKGDEDDEDVTITSVEFAEDVEVVKEPADIRSLDTEEAAREKLYSLKVPDTIHVVEKGDNFWDIAIKYETTVSELLQLNPEAVPEKLMPGDEILIKPGRPQLSVLVTLETTVTESIPAPTKYIDDSALLRNERRVVEEGAPGEKEVTYKIVFENGHESTMEVLAETVLKEPVERVVKRGTRTFLARGVGRNYGVVSATRVTSDYGWRQHPIYKTRRFHEGIDLAAPVGRSVHAYTSGTVTFAGRTAGLGLAVYINHGNGLETRYGHLSKIYVKKGQKVSTGDKIGAVGSTGLSTGPHLHFEVRKNGKPQNPWDYI from the coding sequence GTGCAACGAAAGATACTCTACTGCCTGGCAGGATTTCTGGTATTGGTAGTCCTGTCTGCGGTTTTTTATAGACAGTCCTCCTGTTACGAAATGTGCCTGGGGGAGCAGACTATTGCCGTGGTCGCTGATAAGGGAGAAGCCATGGAAATCTGGGAGACTTTCTTACATAGGCAGGAACAGCGGTTAGGGCAGCCTGTGCTCACGGATGCCCAGCCGGTATTTGAAAGGGTTTCCAGAAGGAATGCCACCCCGGTGTCGGCAGCGGAGCTGGAAAAAAAGCTGGCCGCCAATGTGGCGCTAGAGACGGAAGCTTATATTGTGAAAGTAGACGGGGAGCCCTTTATCTGCCTGTTGGACAAAGAAAAATTGGAAACCATGCTGGCGGAATACAAGGAACGTTTCATTCCCAAGGGGGATGAAGACGATGAAGATGTCACAATAACTTCGGTGGAATTTGCCGAAGATGTAGAGGTTGTGAAAGAACCGGCCGATATCAGGTCCCTGGATACGGAAGAGGCAGCCAGGGAAAAACTGTACAGCCTCAAGGTGCCGGACACGATCCATGTGGTCGAAAAAGGTGATAATTTCTGGGATATTGCCATTAAGTACGAGACCACCGTGTCGGAACTGCTCCAGCTTAATCCGGAAGCGGTACCGGAAAAGCTGATGCCGGGAGATGAAATCCTCATCAAACCGGGCCGCCCGCAGCTCTCCGTGCTGGTGACCCTGGAGACCACGGTGACGGAATCCATCCCGGCGCCCACCAAATACATCGATGATTCAGCTTTACTCCGCAATGAGCGCCGGGTGGTGGAGGAAGGCGCCCCGGGGGAAAAAGAAGTCACTTACAAGATTGTCTTTGAAAACGGCCACGAAAGCACCATGGAAGTACTGGCTGAAACGGTGCTTAAAGAACCTGTGGAACGGGTGGTCAAACGAGGCACGCGGACTTTCCTGGCCCGCGGTGTCGGGCGCAACTACGGCGTCGTCAGTGCCACCCGGGTGACCAGTGACTATGGTTGGCGCCAGCACCCGATTTACAAAACCAGGCGGTTCCATGAGGGTATTGATTTGGCTGCTCCCGTGGGCAGGAGCGTTCACGCTTACACTTCCGGCACCGTTACTTTTGCCGGCCGCACGGCAGGTTTAGGGCTGGCCGTGTATATTAATCACGGCAACGGTTTGGAAACCAGGTACGGGCATCTCTCGAAGATTTATGTCAAGAAGGGCCAAAAGGTTTCGACCGGGGATAAAATCGGTGCGGTGGGCAGCACGGGCTTGAGCACCGGCCCGCACCTGCATTTCGAAGTGCGGAAGAACGGCAAGCCCCAGAACCCCTGGGACTACATCTAA
- a CDS encoding methyl-accepting chemotaxis protein: protein MEQEVKTVSLGQYLARTVILASIGAFLIGLGVVIGNDIAGTARIITLLAVAGAGGVLGAIIGGSNFRRFVVPMRLIIQHVAVIAEGDLSGRLQGTRLGAMGPLGQTLDKMVLAWREIVEKMDALAEKLTHASQELYQVADQNSEAATQIAHVMDEIAQHADSQSIQTSANVQSMQEMEGRLDEITKTTMALAETSMKASQDARLGEATIKKAVAQMGLIDRVAGDTSSLVKLLNERSQEIGRILEIITGIASQTNLLALNAAIEAARAGEHGRGFAVVAEEVRKLAEQSEQSAQLIAQLVEEIQAGAERSMEAMNSFGLEVNSGRQLVEEAGKIFLSILASSEEVSSRLQVIKSTSEAVLAKAEELAKAVSHLHDLAEKTADGIRNAASASEEQVGSIEEITSAAASLSEIALDLKQVMGHFKL from the coding sequence TTGGAACAAGAAGTGAAGACGGTATCATTGGGGCAGTACCTGGCACGCACCGTTATTCTGGCCAGCATAGGTGCATTCCTTATTGGTTTGGGTGTGGTAATAGGAAATGACATTGCGGGCACGGCCCGGATCATTACCCTGCTCGCCGTTGCCGGTGCAGGAGGTGTGCTGGGGGCAATCATCGGCGGTTCCAATTTCCGCCGGTTTGTGGTGCCCATGAGATTGATTATCCAGCACGTGGCGGTCATTGCCGAAGGGGATCTCAGTGGTCGCCTGCAAGGAACCAGGCTGGGCGCCATGGGCCCCCTAGGCCAAACCCTGGACAAAATGGTGCTGGCCTGGCGGGAGATTGTTGAAAAGATGGATGCCCTGGCTGAAAAGTTAACTCATGCCTCGCAAGAACTCTACCAGGTGGCCGATCAAAACAGCGAGGCGGCCACGCAAATCGCCCACGTGATGGACGAGATTGCCCAGCATGCCGATTCTCAATCGATCCAAACCAGTGCCAATGTGCAGTCCATGCAGGAAATGGAGGGCAGGTTAGACGAGATCACCAAGACCACCATGGCCCTGGCGGAGACATCGATGAAAGCCTCCCAGGATGCCAGGCTGGGGGAAGCCACTATTAAAAAGGCGGTAGCTCAAATGGGACTCATCGACCGGGTGGCCGGCGATACCAGTTCACTGGTCAAATTGTTGAATGAACGTTCTCAGGAAATTGGGCGGATCCTGGAAATTATCACCGGCATTGCCAGCCAAACCAATCTCCTGGCCCTCAATGCGGCCATTGAAGCCGCGCGCGCCGGGGAGCACGGCCGCGGTTTTGCCGTGGTGGCGGAAGAAGTGCGGAAACTGGCGGAGCAGTCGGAACAGTCCGCCCAATTGATTGCCCAGCTGGTGGAGGAAATCCAGGCGGGGGCGGAGCGTTCCATGGAGGCCATGAACAGTTTCGGCCTGGAAGTGAACAGCGGGAGACAGCTGGTGGAGGAAGCCGGCAAGATCTTCTTGAGTATCCTGGCCTCTTCGGAAGAAGTCTCCAGCCGGCTGCAGGTGATCAAGAGCACGTCAGAAGCGGTGCTGGCCAAAGCGGAAGAGTTGGCCAAAGCTGTCAGCCATTTGCATGACCTGGCGGAAAAAACAGCCGACGGCATCAGGAACGCGGCCAGTGCCTCGGAGGAACAGGTAGGAAGCATTGAAGAAATCACGTCGGCGGCTGCCTCGTTAAGTGAAATCGCCCTTGATTTGAAGCAGGTGATGGGCCATTTCAAGCTTTAG